AAATTGTAAATGCAGGAAGCGTCTTTAATATGTCAGGTTCTTCAACATTGACAATCGTACGTGGCGGTGGAACAACATTCGGAGATCTTTATCTGAGACCAACGAGTTCTACGATCACCGGTGGGACAATTATTTTCAATAATACAGTTCCGAATACAACTCAGAATTATACAATGGATGCCAACATTTCATTGTATAATATGACTGTTACCGGTGCAGGTGTTGCAAGAAATGCTACCATTGGTTTATCTGTAAATCCACTTATACTAAAAGGGACATTAACTTTTACAAATTCAAATAGTATTCTTAATGCAAATAATTTCAACGTCAGTATAGCAGGAGATCTTACCAACAATGGTGCATCGACATCTTATGTGTATGGCACAAATACCACAACTTTCAATGGGGCCAATCAGAACATTAATGGTTCATCAGTAACGAATTTTTATGATCTCATGATCTCATGTTCGGGATCGTTAAGTGTGAACAATTCGTTTACTGTTAATAGAAATCTTTCAATCAACAGTGGTACTCTGATATTATATCCTGTTGCAACAGATTATAAAATTTCTGTTCTTGGAAATCTGACCAATAATTCTTCGTATGTCGACAACAATACCTCCGGTGGTGGAATTATGCTTGCAGGAACTTCACAGCAACAAATTTCCGGAACAGGTGCATTTGGCAGACTGGAATTGAACAATGCAGCAGGAGCAATAACGCTTAACGATATTTCATTGCAGAATGATCTTGTTTTAACGACAGGTATTTTGACGATCAGTTCAAATTTCCTTACGTTAAGTCAGTCGAGCAGTATTGGCGGCGCACCATTCAGTGTGACAAAGATGATCAAGACCGATGGAGTTTCAAGTAGTTCGGGATTGAGTAAATTTTTTAATTCCGGCGGAGCGATTTTCACATTTCCGGTTGGTGTAGCAGGAAAATATACACCTGTTGATTATAACATCTCGGCAAATACTTCACTTGGATATTATATTAATCTTACTCCGGTAAATCAATATGCGCCTTCTGTAATGGATCCGAATAACGTACTAAAGTATTACTGGCGCGTTCAGAGTTCCGGTATGGCAGGCTTCTCAGCGAATGCACAGTACTATTATGATGTAAGTGATGTAGTAGGAGGTCCGGAAAGTAATTATGTTTCTGCTTGGCTGGAAAATCCGGGAACTTTATGGTTGAAATCTGCTCCTGGTGCTGCAACAGATAATGTTGATGAATCGATTCACTCAATCAGTTTCAGTTTTTCAAGCCGGACAAATATTTCAGGAAATTACACTTGTGGTAATGATACTGCAATACCTGATAACATGCCTACATACATCAGTAATGCTGATGGTGTATGGTCTGATAATACAAAATGGACGAACATTGCAAATGGATTGCAGGATTGTCCTGTCGGTGGTCCGAATGGATTTAAGGTAATCATCAATACTACAATTACAACAGACGTAAATCAGTGTAATGCGTATCAGACTACAATTACAGGAAATGGTAAATTGAAAGTAGTTGTTCCGACGTATGGTCATAATCTCGGAAACGTCGATATTGATCAGGTCACTTATCCGAATATAGATCCGGCCACAACGCCGACTCTTTATGTAGAGAGTGGAAATTTACCTGCGGGAACATATACTTCATTTATTGATTGTGCAGGAAAAGGAACACTGGAATATGGAGGAACAGGGACGTATTCTATTTTCTTACCCGGCTTTACCAGTATTCCATATTTATATTTATCGGGAACAGGAACAAGAATTTTACCGAATACTGATCTGATAATTTGTCAGCGATTGAAGATTGATGGTCCAACACTTGATAATAGTTCGAATAATAAAAAGCTCACGATCTTAGGAACAATGGAACGATACAATACAGGTGTATTCAATTCAGGATCCGGTGCAGGAGCAATTGTTTCATTTGGCGGCTCGACAGCTCAAACTGTTGGCGGACCACTGGGAGATTTTACAGGAACAAATGGATTCAATCATTTTGAGGTCAACAATACAGCAGGTTTGAGTATTGGTGCAAATGGCAGTGTTGAAGTAAAAGGAAATTTAATGTTGACCAACGGTATCATTACCACCACAACAACAAATCAGTTAAGCATTGTCAATACGTCTACAACAGCAGTAGTTCCCACCGGAGGTACAATTACATCATACGTAAACGGACCACTGACAAAAAATTTCCTCAATGGTAATTCATTCTTGTATCCAATCGGAAAACTTGCAGTAGGAAAAGGTCATGATTGTACGATCACATCTACATCGGCTGCAACTTCTTTATGGACTGTTGAATATTTTTCTCCGAACCCATCGGGTGCAGCAGTCAATCTGAATAATCCGCTTGTTGTTGAAAACGTAATGGAATACTGGAGTGTAAATTCAACAGCATCGAAAACTGCGAGAATTAAACTTGCATGGGATTCACAGAGTGACTTGAATGGTTCGATGACAATAAATGGTTATACTGATCTCCGTATTGCACAGAAGAATGGTACGCGTTGGGATGCAGTAGCATCAACACCATCAGGAGTAAATAATCTGGGTGATGTAATTACCACAGGGAGCGTAACTATTTCTACAACACCGGTCGACTTTTCTATAGCAAGTATTTCAGCAACAAAACCGATTGCTACATTATCGCCATCAGGCCCTGTTTGTGGTAATGCCGGAATACCGGTAACGTTTACTGCGTATATTCCAATCACATTACCTTATACTTTATACTATACTGTAGATGGCGGTTCAACGCAATCTGCTGTTGTGAATGCATTGCCTTACACATTACCAACAACAGCACTTGGCGGAAATTATTTACTTACCGGATTTATGTACAATAACAGTACAGTATCAGGTGCAGTAGATCCGACAGTGATCAGTGTCTTTACAGCACCAAATATTGCTGATGCCGGAATTGATCAATCGTTATGCGGTGTAACAAGTACATTGCTGAATGCAAATGCAGCGGTTGCGCCATCGACAGGAACATGGGTAATAGTTTCCGGAACAGGTGGAACAATTATGTCGAATACAAGTCCCGGATCTAACTTCCTTGGATTGCTTGGTAAAACTTACTTGTTAAGATGGACGATCAGCAACGGTTCATGTACTTCAACAAGTGTTGTATCTGTTGTCTTCTCTTACGCACCTGCACAGCCCCTTGCATTCAGTACTGCACAAACAGCAGTTTGTCAGTCGACATCAAATGTTACATATACAGTGCCTGCTGTTGCAGGCGCATCATCCTATACATGGAGTTATTCAGGATCCGGTGCTACAATTACGGGAACGTCTAATACAGTTTCGGTAAGTTATAATTCAACAGCCACAAGTGGAACACTTAGTGTTTCAGCGGTGAATGGTTGTGGTACGGGTAGTACAAGATCATTGGCGATAACTGTTACACCAACACCGATTGCAACGTTCGGTTATCCGGGTGATCCATATTGTGAGAATGAAGTAAATCCGACACCGGTATTCAGTGGTGGTGGAGTTGCCGGAACTTTTTCATCGACAGCAGGTCTTGTTTTTGTAAGTGCTGCTACAGGTGAGATAGATCTATTAGCGAGTACACCGGGAACATATACTGTTACAAATACAATTGCAGCTTATGGTGGGTGTTCTGTTGTGACAGCAACAAGTTCGGTTACGATTTATGCACTATCTACATGGACGGCAGGAAATAATTCGACAGATTGGTTTTGATGCCGGTAATTGGGGTTGTGGTGTTCCGAATTCAACTATTGATGCCATCATTCCTGCAGGTCGAGCATTCTATCCGGTCATTAACGGATCAGGTGCAGAGTGTAAAGACCTGCAAATTCATAATGGGGCTTCTCTAACGATAGCAACCGTTGATACTTTGTCGGTTTTTGGTAACTGGACGAATGATGATACTTTTATTGCCAATTCAGGAACAATCATAATAGATGATCAATGTGCAATTACCGGAGCGGGAGTAAATACCTTCCATCATTTTACGATTGAGCCAACAGGATATGTAATTGCACCTTCAGGAAATATTAATGTAACAGGTAACTGGACAAATACCGGGGTATTCAATTCAAACGGTGGAACGGTTACTTTTACCGGCGGAAATCTTCAGGTGATTTCATGTCCATCAGGTGAAGTTTTCAATAATCTATCTGTTCAGAAATCCGGAAATGAAATTACCGTAGGAAATGATTTTACAATTGCTTCAACGCTTACATTGACGAGTGGAAATATCAGATTAGGAAGCAGTGTTCTTACTCTAGGAACATCTACTTCGAATGCAGTTGTAAATCCTGCAACCGTTACAGATGCCAGTTATATCATTGCCGATAATAGCGGCTATGTAAAACATTTTGTAAACAATGCAGGTGCAAGTGCTACTAAGAATGTAAACCTCTATAGTTTTCCGATTGGTGATGGAATAAATTTCACACCATGTGCAATCCATTTAAAATCTGCTACGACATTGAACTCCGGTGCATTTATAACAGCAAATGTTACAGATGCAAGAATTCCTGGGGCATGGACAGTTGATTATCCGAAGTACCTTACACGTTACTGGACAATTGAGCCAAGTGCTACGGCGTTACTGGATGGTTTTGTTTACGAGTCATATATATATTATTTACCCGGACCGGATGCTTCCGGAGGTGATATGATAGGAGTTGGGGCGATCATGCCGTGTAAAGAAACGATTGCAACCGGAGTATTTGAAGATGGTTTGCCTGCAGAAATGCAGGATAACGATATTCCATCTGCAATGGGAAATCATCTGCATGAACTCCGATGGGATGGCAGAACATCTTTCAGTAGATTTTCAGGAAGAGGAGGAACAGCATTACCGATTGAATTGATCTCTTTCACAGCAAAAGCAACAGCTAAAAATACAGTGAATCTGAAATGGTCGACAGCAACTGAAACGAACAATGATTACTTCCTCATTGAACGTTCAAAAGACGGAATTGAATTTGAATCGATCATCAATGTTGATGGTGCCGGATTCAGTACGAAGAAACTTACGTATTCGACTTCTGATAATAATCCATTACCCGGTTTATCATTCTACAGATTAAAGCAAGTTGATTTCGACGGGCAGTTCTCAAATTCAGAAATTGTTTCTGTTGAATTGCGCGATCTTGCAAGTGAATTTACATTCAATGTATTTCCAAATCCATCTAACGGAACTGATTTGAAATTTAATCTGAAAGCGGGCAGAGGTGAGAAGATCATTTTAGTGATCAATGATATGTCCGGCAAAGAAAATTATCGCAGAGAAATTACGATAGATGACGACAGAGAAATTCTATACGACCTGGATCCGAATGTTCATTTGGTCGCAGGGGTGTATTTTGTTTCGGTGACGAATAATAAAAATACAATAAAGGAGAAATTGGTTATTCGATAATAACTGTTATTCTAATCATTTTTTCTTCTTCGGCACTTTCGCTCCCGACTTCTTCGCTTCGCTGATTCCAATTGCTATTGCTTGCTCACGGCTTTTCACTTTGCCGCCTTTACCATCTTTTCCTGATTTTAATTCGCCGTCCTTGAATTCGTGCATCACTTTGCTGATCTTTTCTTCTGCCTTTTTCGAGTATTTTGCCATGATGTTTTTTTATTATTGAAAAGAAAAAATATGCCAAAATCAATGTATTGATTTGAAAGATTGCTATTCAGCAACCTGACAGTTATCATAGCTATTCATGACAGTGATCACATCTGCATCTCTGAATTGTTGGAACTTTGTTCTAATACATTAATACTTATCTGACTCATGAAAAAACTAATCCCTTTAAGCATTATCATAATGATAATTGCATTCAATAGCGCATGTAAAAAAGATGCTGATACAACTCCATCTGTAAATTCAACCACCTATCCGATTTCCGGAACATGGAGAGTAAGTTCTTTTGTGAAGGATAATATCGATCTCACCGGCAATTTTACAAACGTTACACTTACTTGTGACAATTCCGGTGCGATGACCATTCATGAGAATGGACAAAGTTACCCATGTAACTGGAATTATAACGGCAGCGGACATGATATGTGCCATTTTCATATTATGGGTTGCGATGATAATTCACATCTGTGGGAATTGGCGGAGGATTGGAATATAACTTATCCGGATAGTCAACACTGTAATTTTTCCAGCCACAATCCCGGGCATAATTGCTCTATGTTGTGGACTAAAATCTGAGTCTATCTCAAACGTACAATCAAAAAAGCCCAAAGCCCTATTCCGAAGAAAAGGGCCTTGGGCTTCACACACACTAACGAGTCCACACAACTCGCATTTCAACCACTAAAATCAATATTCTTGATCATCCACAATCAATGAATATGTATAGTTAAACACACTTCACTCTTTAAACGTTACATGAGGAGTTATACAAACAATGTGGCGCCTTGATCGATAGTTTTGTAGTACAATCAGTGACAGGTTTCTTGATTGAAAAAGGCAGAGAAAGTTTTAAAATAAATGAAAATGAATTATTCATTATTATTTATTAATTGCCTTCAGGATTGATTTTTGCTTCCTTTGTACCTATGAAGATCCTTTGGAAATATCTGCAGCCTCAAAGAGGATTAATTGCCATTTCGCTTGTTTTAGCGGCAATCAGTCAGCTTTTGAATTTGATCGATCCAATAATTTTCGGGAAGATAATTGACCAATATGCCAATCGCATTGATAGTCGTACTGAAGATGAGTTAATGAATGGCGTGTTAGGTTGGCTGGGTATTGCTGTTGGTATTGCCTTACTTGCAAGGATAGCCCGTTCATTTCAGGAATATTTTACACGACTGGCAGTACAGAAATTCGGAATGCAGATCTTCAATGATGGCATACGCCAGACCTTACGACTTTCATTTCAGGAATTCGAGGAGAAACGGAGTGGAGAAACTCTTGCTGTATTGCAAAAGGTGAGGACAGATACTCAGCAATTCGTAAATAGCTTCATTACAATTTTATTTTCGTCCGTCATTGGCGTTGGATTTCTTGTGTGGTATTCGATTTCAAAAACTGGTTGTTGATTCCTGTTTTTGTTATTGGCATATTAGTTCTTGGATCACTTACCGGATTGTTAAGTAAAAAATTAAGAGCACTCAACGTTCTATAAACAGAGAAACAAATCGAATGGCAGGTGTGATCACTGAGTCGCTGCGAAATATTGAATTGGTAAAAAGTCTGGGTTTAACATTCCCTGAGATAAAAAGATTAAAGGCGCAAACCTTTAAGATCTTCGAATTGGAAATGGTAAAAGTAAAGCGGGTGCGCACTCTTACTTTCTTACAGGGAACGATCTTATCGATATTAAAACAATCAATTTTATTTATTCTGCTTTGGTTGATCTTTAGAAAAGTGCTTTCGACAGGTGAACTGATTGCAATGCAATTGATATCGACTTCAATCTTCGGTCCTTTACAAGATCTTGGAAATATTATTTTAAGTTATCGCGAATTGGAAGCATCGATCACTTCTTTTGATCAGCTCATGAAGAAACCTATCGAGAAACGCCCTGAAAACCCGTTAGAAATAGGTGAGTTGAAAAGTATTGAGTTTAGTGACGTAATATTTCGTCATAAGTCTGCAGGATATAATTCTCTAGATGGAATATCTTTCCGAGTTCAAACCGGACAGACAATTGCTTTTGTTGGTCCGTCAGGTGCCCGGCAAGTCTACATTAGTTAAATTATTGGTTGGTTTATATAAACCTGTTGAGGAAATATTTTATTCAACGAAAGTCCTTCCGACAGAATTCCTACAATGAACTACGCCGACAGATCAGTTTGTAACGCAAGACACTTTTTGTTTGCAGGAACAATCAAAGAGAATCTTTTATTTGTAAAATCAGACGCAACGGATAGTGAAATACTGGATACATTACATAAGGCATCATGCGATCATTTAGTGAAAAATTCTTCGAAAGGGATCAATACTGTATTGGGAGAAGGTGGAGATGAAATTGTCGGGAGGGGAGAAGCAGAGGATTTCGATAGCCAGGGCTTTACTTCGTCATCCACGTTTACTCATTTTCGACGAGGCAACATCGGCACTCGATTCACTTACAGAGGAAGATATAACAAATACCATCAGAACGATTTCATTATCACAAAAGCAAATAACGATCCTGATTGCCCATCGACTTTCAACGATCATGCATGCAGATCTTATTTATGTATTGGAAAAAGGGAAGATCATTGAAACCGGTTCTCATGATCAATTGTTGCAAACGAAAGGTTTGTATTATGCCATGTGGCGGCAACAGGTAGGGGAAAGAAGGGAAGTTGTAGAAGCAGCTGTAATTATTGATGAGAGTAATGAAACTTCTAATATTGATTAAGATTTTTGCCGGGATTTAATGGATTTTGGGATTACCGGGAGGTATTAATTATGGTGAGATAAATGGATATTTGAATTCCAAACTCCTAATTATTGTAGCCTTTTTCAGCATCCGGAAAGAATTAACATTGCAGACCAGGTAAGTTTTTATAATGAGAAAAAATATTCCCTCATTCTCGAAAATCCCTATGATATCTCGGCGGCACACTAATTAATAAATTTTTTCAAAACCTGAATAATTAATCATTCAACCAACTTATTAATGCGACCGGAGATACTATTCCAGCTCACCTTGCATAACAGAGCGACTACAATATTGAAAGAAGGAATTTTTATTCGCCAAATACCGCTTGAAGTTGATTTGTCGAGCACTATATCTGATGGCAGTTATTATTATGAATTGACATTGAGTACCGATAATGGAATTGTTTTATGTTTCTTTTTATAGAGGAATCAGATGTTGAATTTGTTATTATAGTTGTATTGATTGCAATTGGTGTCGAAGCAGTAATGTTTCCGGGAATAAAAGTGGATTAGTAATTGTGTATTGATTAATAACTGGAGTCATGATGATTGATTGATCAATTCCACAGGAAAGTATAACCTCCGGTATCTGTTT
This is a stretch of genomic DNA from Bacteroidota bacterium. It encodes these proteins:
- a CDS encoding T9SS type A sorting domain-containing protein, with amino-acid sequence MHYLHGRQEIIRQIGFDAGNWGCGVPNSTIDAIIPAGRAFYPVINGSGAECKDLQIHNGASLTIATVDTLSVFGNWTNDDTFIANSGTIIIDDQCAITGAGVNTFHHFTIEPTGYVIAPSGNINVTGNWTNTGVFNSNGGTVTFTGGNLQVISCPSGEVFNNLSVQKSGNEITVGNDFTIASTLTLTSGNIRLGSSVLTLGTSTSNAVVNPATVTDASYIIADNSGYVKHFVNNAGASATKNVNLYSFPIGDGINFTPCAIHLKSATTLNSGAFITANVTDARIPGAWTVDYPKYLTRYWTIEPSATALLDGFVYESYIYYLPGPDASGGDMIGVGAIMPCKETIATGVFEDGLPAEMQDNDIPSAMGNHLHELRWDGRTSFSRFSGRGGTALPIELISFTAKATAKNTVNLKWSTATETNNDYFLIERSKDGIEFESIINVDGAGFSTKKLTYSTSDNNPLPGLSFYRLKQVDFDGQFSNSEIVSVELRDLASEFTFNVFPNPSNGTDLKFNLKAGRGEKIILVINDMSGKENYRREITIDDDREILYDLDPNVHLVAGVYFVSVTNNKNTIKEKLVIR